ATAGTTTATTAATAGCTTTAATCTGTTGGCTTTTCATCACTTTTTGGGGAGCAATTTTAGTTACTATTTGGTCTGGATTAATTAACTTTATCATCAAAATAGAATATAGTAAATCACATTTTTATTCTTGGATTATCTTTATTTTGGGAATTAGTAGTTGGTGTATTTTAGAAAAATGTTGGAGTCTTGGCTCTCTTTGGTGGTCATCTTTAGCTTATACTCAAAGTCCATATAATTTACCAATCTTACAGTTATTAACTATTTCTGGAACAACCACTCTTACCGCTTTTATTTTATTAATAAATTTCCTTATTTTTTATACTATTAAAACATATTTAATACCTGTAAATCAAGATAGAAAATATTTTCAATTGGTACTTTTTATTACATTATTTGTTTTTATATCTATCCATATTTATGGTTGGTTAATCTACAAAACACCTCTTCAAGATTCCCCTAATAAAGCGATTAAAGTCGGGATTATTCAGGGAAATATACCCAATGAAATTAAACTATATGATCCAGGTTTAAAAAAAGCATTAGTTAACTACAAAAAAGGTTATGAAACCCTAGCACAAAAAAATGTTGATTTAATCATAACTCCTGAAACAGCTTTACCTTTTTTTAATGAAGATATAGAAAAAAATACGAGTTTTTATAAAACAGTCAAAGAAAACAAAATACCCATTATTTTAGGTGCATTTAAAACTCTTAGTACTTACGATTATACTAATAGTTTATTCAGTATTGATAAAAATGGAAATGTTATTAGCAGATACGATAAAATAAAATTAGTTCCCCTAGGAGAATATATTCCCTTTCAACAAATTTTAGGAGATGTTATCCGTCGTTTATCCCCTCTTGATACTCAGTTAGTTGCAGGAAATTATAATCAAAGTTTTATCATTACCCTACAAGACGAGAGCAAACAATTTAAATTGCCTGTTATAGTTGCTATTTGCTATGATTCTGCTTTTAGTGAAATATTTAGACAACAAGCCTTGAAAGGAGGAGAATTTGTCATTACTGCGGCTAACAATGCTCACTATAGGAATAGTATGCCTTTCCAACACCACGCTCAAGATGTTATGCGTGCCATAGAAACAGGGAAATGGATGGCAAGGGCTGCTAATACAGGATACTCAGCAATAGTTAATCCTCGTGGTGATACTGTTTGGCTTTCTAATCTTAATGAATATCAAACCCACATAGATACTATTTATCGTCGTCATCAACAGACTTTTTACGCGCTTAGAGGAGACTGGCTTAATAAACTTTTTATCTTAATTATGGCAACTTATCTCTTTTTTAGAATAACTATCAACAGATTTATTCATTTGCAGTAAAACGAATAATCCGAACTTTCGTTAATTTACTTTATCATGATATAATCAATTATTGATGATACAGGTAAAAGCTCAATAATAGGGACTAATAATAATCAACAATGTACCCTATTTTATACCCTATTTGTTTTCACATTATGAAATGTGTATTTAGAGAATCCTTTACTTTTAAACATCAATCAAAGCAGATAAGTATTCGTTGAATAAAAATGATTAACAAGTCCTATTCTCAAGTTGAAGAAAAAAATAATACTCAATCTTTATCTGATTGCTTAATGGCACAAATGCCCCCTGCCGCTTTAGATTTGGTTGCTGATTTTTTTAAAGTCTTATCAGAAACCAGTCGTTTAAATATTGTGTGTTGTTTGAGGACTGGTTCAAAAAATGTTACAGAAATCATCGATAAAACAGGATTGGGACAAGCCAATGTATCTAAACACCTGAAAATCTTAGCACAAGCGGGAATTGTGGCCCGGACTCAAAAAGGTATCAATGTATATTATCAAATTTCTAATCCCTTCGTCTTTGACTTATGTGATTTAGTTTGTAACTCTTTGTCTATTCAAATACAGCAACAACACGAACAATTAAGACAAATACAAAAAATGCAAAATAACGAAACAGTCAATTAAACATAGTTTTACAACAAAACTGTATCTCTATCAGTAAAAATCATAAATATAATGCTGATAGATAAAAAAATCATATTTACTCCTATTTTATTCTCTTGAATTATTTAAGAGTACTTTCTTTAATTTTTTTTGCTCATTTATTTAAATAATAAAAATCCATTATAAGGATTCAACTTTTATAAAGTTTGTGTAAAGAAAGTCATGAACAAAATAAATACTTAATAGATCTAAGTGTTATCACTTAAATAATAATTTAAATAAAGTAACCAAAATCAAGAATCTACTAAAATTGAGTGATAGAGAGAGTTTTTCGTGGAAATGATTTCAGATAATAGAAATAAAAATAAATTAAATTAAGAAGTAATTTCTATGTCAAATTAGTTTTTTTTTGAGTATAATTTATCATTACAGATGGTAGAATAGATTACAGAAAAGTAAGTAAAAATAGATAACTCAAAGAATAATCATGAACGAATTACTTAACAATAATGGGGAAGAACAAAATTTAACTCGTGATGAAAGAGTTAAACAGTTAAAAAACATGATTGACACTTTACATATTGCTGAAGATATTTCTCGTAATGGCTATTTAATTACAAGTTCGGAATTAGCAGATTTAATGGATATTAACGCGAGTGCAGTCACCAGTAGAGGAGAAGAATGGTCATGGCGTAATTGGATTGTTTCTAGGGTTAGACGAGAGGGCAATCAAATTTTGTGGCAATTAGAAAGGGTTGAAAAAGTTAACGAGTAAAAACGTTATTTATTTTTCCTCACAAAAAAATCAGAGATAATTATGGCTTAATTTTCCTTCTTTGCCGAAAATAATGGGTTAAAAACTCCATCGTTTATGGCAGATTTATGTTTTTTAGTAAAACATTACCATTCCTTATTGCTTATGATGAATTAATACTAATAAGTTACATCAAGTCATTAAAGTGTTAAAACTATATCGCTATAGAATATATTCTACTGACGAGCAAAAGGTATTAGTTATCGCTAGTTTTTTAACTATAATTAAAAGTCATTTGTGTAGAAAATCCGGCAGTGAAAAACATCGCAACAAATCACAATTTAGCTAAGTCTATAAATAATTGTGGTTGGGAACAATTCTGCACTATTTTGAAATATAATGCAGAGTGAGAAGTTGACACTCCTTAATTTGAAGGTGCAAGGATTTTTGATTCAACTACATCCATTTTATTTTAATTGCTTAAATCAATCCAGAGGGTATTATGTCCTCAAGCGTATGAACCATTTCAAAGTCGGTTCGGGTATGCCCCCTACCCTACCGTAAAGAATACTTAATTCTTTGTTTCTCTGTGCTTATCAGCTTAGAGATTTCATCGTGAGAAGCCTTCCTCTTAATAATTAATAACCTCATATCGCCAGTTTTCAAGATTCTGTGAATTGATTAGATTTGAGGTTTTTTAAGAGGTTGATTACCTTGCCTCCAAGAAAATCATAACACACTAATGCCCTATATGAAAGGGCTTTAGACCCACAGGTTTTTGAGAAAAAAACTTGCTAACTCTCGGACAATGTCAGCATAACTAAAGTCAATTCTTTTCGTACTTTATAATTGTCTATAATTTAAGATACAACTGTTCTGAAACTAATTTGTCTCTACATTCCTTAGTTTTATCTGAGAAAGGTTGCTTATAACTTAACGGTTGGGCTTAAAAATATCCGATTAGGAGCAGGTCAGATTTTAATTAATTATTAATTTTTAATTGCTTATTGCCAACCCTCGGCGACACCACTTTTTCATCAGCCCCAGATTAAAGATTGATGTTTTAGTTTCGTTTCCTTTTATCCCCTAATTCAACTAATACAAGTAAAACTAAGGTTGTTTATCAAAAATGATGGTTGATGTTTGGGTAAATTTTAAGATATTATGAAAAGAAAATGAATAAAAAATGAAAAATCTTTATGATAAGGTTTTCACAATCTCAAAATAAACTTTTAATATTTACTGTTTTACTGGGATTTGCTTTGATAGGGTGTAATGGCTCGTCAGAAATAAACCAGAGCAGTAATCCAGAAAGTGAACAAATAAATAATACAGAGTTGAATAATGAGCAAGGAAAAAAGAAGGTTTTAACTAGCTTCACTATCTTAGCTGACATGGCGAAAAATGTGGCTGGAGATAAATTAATTGTTGAATCAATAACCCGTGTTGGGGCTGAAATTCACGGTTATGAGCCTACTCCTAGTGATCTAGTGAAAGCTGAATCAGCGGATTTAGTTCTTTATAATGGCATGAATTTAGAACGCTGGATGGAACAATTTTTAGGAAATGTGCAAGATGTTCCTTCTGTCGTATTAACTGAAGGTATTGAACCAATTCCGATTAAAGAAGGTGCTTATATCA
This is a stretch of genomic DNA from Cyanobacterium aponinum PCC 10605. It encodes these proteins:
- a CDS encoding ArsR/SmtB family transcription factor, with the protein product MINKSYSQVEEKNNTQSLSDCLMAQMPPAALDLVADFFKVLSETSRLNIVCCLRTGSKNVTEIIDKTGLGQANVSKHLKILAQAGIVARTQKGINVYYQISNPFVFDLCDLVCNSLSIQIQQQHEQLRQIQKMQNNETVN
- the lnt gene encoding apolipoprotein N-acyltransferase translates to MGLTVAPFNCYFLAYVALIPLIFAIHKSFFTATFAGFLWGFGYHGTALFWITGIHPMTWMGIPWLYSLLIALICWLFITFWGAILVTIWSGLINFIIKIEYSKSHFYSWIIFILGISSWCILEKCWSLGSLWWSSLAYTQSPYNLPILQLLTISGTTTLTAFILLINFLIFYTIKTYLIPVNQDRKYFQLVLFITLFVFISIHIYGWLIYKTPLQDSPNKAIKVGIIQGNIPNEIKLYDPGLKKALVNYKKGYETLAQKNVDLIITPETALPFFNEDIEKNTSFYKTVKENKIPIILGAFKTLSTYDYTNSLFSIDKNGNVISRYDKIKLVPLGEYIPFQQILGDVIRRLSPLDTQLVAGNYNQSFIITLQDESKQFKLPVIVAICYDSAFSEIFRQQALKGGEFVITAANNAHYRNSMPFQHHAQDVMRAIETGKWMARAANTGYSAIVNPRGDTVWLSNLNEYQTHIDTIYRRHQQTFYALRGDWLNKLFILIMATYLFFRITINRFIHLQ